One genomic segment of Impatiens glandulifera chromosome 6, dImpGla2.1, whole genome shotgun sequence includes these proteins:
- the LOC124944086 gene encoding FT-interacting protein 3-like, whose amino-acid sequence MQRPPPMEDFSLKETKPHLGGGKVTGDKLTSTYDLVEQMQYLYVRVVKAKDLPPKDMTGSCDPYVEVKLGNYKGTTRHFEKKSNPEWNQVFAFSKDRLQASMLEIIVKDKDLLKDDFIGRVWFDLHEIPKRVPPDSPLAPQWYRLEHKNGNKIHGELMLAVWMGTQADEAFPDAWHTDAATVGGSDGLANMRSKVYLSPKLWYLRVNAIEAQDLIPTDKTRFPEVFVKAVIGNQMLRTRISTSKTINPMWNEDLMFVAAEPFDDALILSVEERVGSNKDELLGRCVIPLQYVDRRLDHKPIVSKWYSIEKHVVIMEGEKKKEMKFSSRIHMRICLEGGYHVLDESTHYSSDLKPTAKQLWKQNIGILELGILSAHALSPMKMKEGGRATTDAYCIAKYGQKWVRSRTIVDSFTPKWNEQYTWEVFDPCTVLTIGVFDNCHLVNDKNGGGGVRDSRIGKVRIRLSTLETERVYTHAYPLLVLHNSGVKKMGEIQLAVRFTCSSLLNMMNTYSLPLLPKMHYIHPLTISQLDSLRHQATQIVSVRLSRAEPPLRKETVEYMLDVGSHMWSMRRSKANFLRIMGVLGGLIAVGKWFDSICNWKNPITTVLIHVLFLILVLYPELILPTVFLYLFLIGVWYYRWRPRHPPHMDTRLSCADNAHPDELDEEFDTFPTSRPNDIVRMRYDRLRSIAGRIQTVVGDLATQGERFQSLLSWRDPRATALFVMFCLVAAVVLYVTPFQVVALLSGFYVLRHPRFRHKLPSVPLNFFRRLPARTDCML is encoded by the coding sequence ATGCAGAGGCCTCCTCCGATGGAAGATTTTTCTCTAAAAGAGACGAAACCTCACCTTGGTGGTGGTAAGGTTACTGGTGATAAGCTTACCAGTACATACGACTTGGTTGAGCAAATGCAATATCTCTACGTTCGTGTCGTTAAAGCAAAGGATTTACCTCCAAAAGACATGACTGGAAGTTGCGATCCGTATGTGGAAGTTAAGCTTGGAAACTACAAAGGAACTACTCGTCATTTCGAGAAGAAGAGTAATCCTGAATGGAATCAAGTGTTTGCTTTCTCGAAAGATCGTCTTCAAGCTTCCATGCTTGAAATTATAGTTAAGGATAAAGATTTATTGAAGGATGATTTCATTGGCCGTGTTTGGTTCGATCTTCATGAGATCCCTAAACGTGTTCCTCCTGATAGTCCTCTGGCGCCACAATGGTATCGTTTGGAGCATAAAAACGGGAATAAAATCCATGGAGAATTGATGTTGGCGGTTTGGATGGGAACTCAAGCTGATGAAGCATTTCCCGATGCTTGGCATACTGATGCTGCGACTGTCGGAGGCTCGGACGGTTTAGCGAATATGCGATCCAAGGTTTATTTATCGCCCAAGCTATGGTATCTTAGGGTTAACGCAATTGAAGCTCAAGATTTAATCCCAACTGATAAAACTCGATTTCCTGAAGTTTTTGTTAAGGCTGTTATTGGAAATCAGATGTTGAGAACTCGGATTTCGACTAGTAAGACGATTAATCCAATGTGGAACGAGGATTTGATGTTTGTTGCGGCTGAACCGTTCGATGATGCCTTGATCTTGAGCGTTGAAGAGAGAGTTGGGTCGAATAAGGATGAACTTCTCGGGAGATGTGTGATTCCTTTGCAGTATGTTGATAGGAGGTTGGATCATAAACCGATTGTTTCGAAATGGTATAGTATTGAGAAGCATGTTGTGATTATGGAGGgcgagaagaagaaggagatgaAGTTTTCGAGTCGGATTCATATGAGGATTTGTTTGGAGGGGGGTTATCATGTTCTCGACGAGTCGACTCATTACAGTAGTGATCTTAAACCTACTGCTAAGCAGCTTTGGAAGCAGAATATTGGGATTCTTGAATTGGGTATTTTGAGTGCTCACGCATTATCTCCGATGAAGATGAAAGAAGGGGGGCGTGCGACAACCGATGCTTACTGCATTGCGAAATATGGGCAGAAATGGGTTCGTTCGAGAACCATTGTCGATAGCTTTACGCCGAAGTGGAACGAGCAGTACACTTGGGAGGTTTTCGATCCTTGCACTGTTTTAACTATAGGTGTGTTTGATAACTGTCATTTGGTTAACGATAAGAATGGGGGAGGAGGGGTGAGGGATTCGAGGATCGGGAAGGTTAGGATTCGGTTATCGACGTTGGAAACAGAGCGTGTTTATACGCACGCGTATCCGCTCTTGGTTTTGCATAACTCGGGAGTGAAGAAGATGGGGGAGATTCAGTTGGCAGTTAGGTTTACTTGTTCTTCACTTCTAAACATGATGAATACTTATTCACTTCCATTGTTACCAAAAATGCATTATATTCATCCGCTAACGATATCCCAGCTCGATAGTTTGAGGCACCAGGCGACTCAGATAGTCTCGGTTAGGCTTAGTCGAGCCGAGCCTCCGTTGAGAAAAGAGACAGTGGAGTACATGCTCGATGTAGGATCCCACATGTGGAGTATGAGGAGAAGCAAGGCGAATTTTCTAAGAATAATGGGGGTTTTGGGCGGTTTGATTGCGGTTGGGAAATGGTTCGATTCGATATGCAATTGGAAGAACCCGATCACAACGGTTCTGATTCACGTTCTGTTTCTGATACTGGTTCTATACCCCGAGCTGATTTTACCAACGGTTTTCCTCTACCTGTTTTTGATCGGAGTTTGGTACTATAGGTGGAGGCCGAGGCACCCTCCTCACATGGACACACGTTTGTCGTGCGCTGATAATGCCCATCCGGATGAGCTTGATGAGGAATTCGATACGTTTCCGACTTCTCGTCCGAACGATATTGTTCGAATGAGGTACGATAGGTTGAGGAGTATTGCGGGGAGGATTCAGACTGTGGTTGGGGATTTGGCGACTCAGGGAGAGAGGTTTCAGTCGCTGCTGAGCTGGCGGGATCCTCGGGCGACGGCTCTGTTTGTGATGTTCTGTTTAGTTGCTGCGGTTGTTTTGTATGTGACGCCGTTTCAGGTGGTGGCGCTTCTGAGTGGTTTTTATGTTTTGAGACATCCTAGGTTTCGTCATAAGTTGCCTTCGGTTCCACTTAATTTCTTCAGGAGGTTGCCAGCGAGAACAGACTGTATGTTATGA